gagagcgaaCCTGCAAGAGTgagcgagtgtgtgtgtgtattttgGTGTGCATgagaagaaagcgagagggagcgggaggtggtggcagaGACAGCCCTACGCGTAGACATCCGCTCTATCGTCGTCTTCTCACTGTTCCCTTCCGTTGCCTGCTCTCGTTAGAcctgccccctctccctttttcttccaGGTCCCGCACCTCGAATTTTGGTTTTGCATGTTTTGCATGTTttgcactttttttttttttgcatctCTGGGTGAGCCAGACAGAACAACAACGCAGCCAAGAACGAAAGAACAACTGAAGTCCGGATATACTGCACGCATGGACATGCACGCAAGAGTTTTAGCAgcgttgcgtgtgtgtgtgtttgctcCTTGTTACTGATACGTCCGCCTCTCGCCTTTCCTCTCCCCGGACGATTGCTTCATCTTCCTCTCGCCTTCGATGCTCATTCCCTATTCTGCTCGCACTCTCGATCAGTGCAGCTTCGCGTCTATAAACGCGTCATATGCCCCTGCGAACatgtcttcctctctctctctgtgtgcagTATTGCCGTCTCTTCGTTCACCTGGTCACACCTCTATCGCCGCATCAGCGACACACCTTACAGAGGCAGTACGGGACGTGGGGGCGGGGCAAGAGAATGGGACCGACCGGGGCGTTatggagaggagagcgggaGGCCGGGAGTTAGCAGAGGGAGCAGGAGCACACATGCACCGGCACCAAAGCCGAACACGAAAGGCGTGGGCCATTTGCTGAGAAAGGTGAAACGAAAAGCGACGACAGCACAAACTGCAGGTGCAACGCtatgcatgtgcatgcatAGGAGTGAGCGGATGAGTGCTTGCGTGCAGCTTCCTCCTTtcggtgcgcacgctgcgGTGGTCTTTTCGTGTTATATATACAGGCTTTCCAGGTGTTTTGCGTCTTTGTTGCTGGTAGctctgttttttttcctgttttGGTTTCTGTTCGTGcttgctcttcctcttcgtaagctgtgcgtgtgtctctaAGTAacagttgtgtgtgtgtgttgtgtgtcGGAAGGGGTGCAGCATAGGCGTAACAAGCAAAGAAATGaaacgaacacacacacacacacatatatatatatatatattagaTGCATGCATACGCTCGCAAACGCGCGCGCCAAAGGaagtagcagcagcacagcggtgTCAAAATAAAAACAAACACGCACTTCTACGCACCGCAAGTGCGGATTggctcttctctttctctgtgtacGGGTGATGCCGTCATGTTCACCGCGTCCCTGGTCGAGCGGAgcgatatatatatatatatatatatattttttttctcttgtcgGAAGGCTAGGAAAGCCTCCGTTTcggccggcgctgccttTTAcagcttctccttttttcgttcctccctcttcccccctctacgcgcgcgcacacacactcagtCAGCACAGTGAGGGAGCTAAGCTGCCGCGATACAGGACAAGGTCCCCTCTCTAGCCCCCAtcaagaaaacaaaggaagGAAAGCAAGACACTCCacgagagaggcagcaggATTATCGCCTCCCCGCTCAGACTCCAGCGCAGCACAGACGAAGGAAACCGCAAGCGCAGGTGTGTGCGGGCTTTCGCGTGccttttttttattttcgTTGACCGTCGCTCATCTTTTAGGCTCTTAAGAGCTGCCTCTCGCAGCTTCGCTGACGCTTCTACACTCACCCATTTGAGTAGTGCATACACGTGCACTGGCGTCGATGAGCGCGCCTCCGATTCCACCGGGCAAGATGCCCCCGCGACCGCCGGGGATGAAAGCGATGCCGCCCATGCCCCCCGGATTCAAGGCACCGGGCCATGGtggggcagcgccgcccatgCCGCCGggtcgtgcgccgccgcaaccACCCGGCATGCGCAGTGgtgggccgccgccgatgccgcctgGCATGGTGAAGCNNNNNNNNNNNNNNNNNNNNNNNNNNNNNNNNNNNNNNNNNNNNNNNNNNNNNNNNNNNNNNNNNNNNNNNNNNNNNNNNNNNNNNNNNNNNNNNNNNNCCGCGCTATCTGATGCCGCCGTCCGCTATCAGTGCAGAGGTTCCGACCATCTCTCCCTACGCCGCATCTGGTGCCcctgcgcctccgtcgcaGTCGTCGCACCCTCAGCAGTACCCCCCACAGGACCCATACGGCGGCGATCGGGGCGGCATGCACCCCCCGGGTCGGTACGACGACGACTATGACGGCGGCAACCGCAACCGGCGCCAGGGCAGGGGGGAGCCGCCGCTGGGAGGCGgtccgccggcgctgccgcagcagcccgcGCACAGTGGTGCTCCACCGTCGAGCGCGCCGCGCTATCTGATGCCGCCGTCCGCTATCAGTGCAGAGGTTCCGACCATCTCTCCCTACGCCGCATCTGGTGCCcctgcgcctccgtcgcaGTCGTCGCACCCTCAGCAGTACCCCCCACAGGACCCATACGGCGGCGATCGGGGCGGCATGCACCCCCCGGGTCGGTACGACGACGACTatgacggcggcagccgcaaccGGCGCCAGGGCAGGGGGGAACGCggtcaccgcggcggcggtgggcgcgagcgtggcggcgaccGTCATGACCGTGGCGAGCGCCCCGAGCGGAGCagtcgccgtggcggcggccgtcacCGAGACGAGGCCCANNNNNNNNNNNNNNNNNNNNNNNNNNNNNNNNNNNNNNNNNNNNNNNNNNNNNNNNNNNNNNNNNNNNNNNNNNNNNNNNNNNNNNNNNNNNNNNNNNNGTCGGTACGACGACGACTatgacggcggcagccgcaaccGGCGCCAGGGCAGGGGGGAACGCggtcaccgcggcggcggtgggcgcgagcgtggcggcgaccGTCATGACCGTGGCGAGCGCCCCGAGCGGAGCagtcgccgtggcggcggccgtcacCGAGACGAGGCCCATCGCAACCCGCCGATGCGCGACCCGACGAACACCGTCTGGGTCGGCAGCTACGACCCGGCCTTCCACTCCCGCAGCATGCTGTGCCGCGCATTCTGGCCTTTCGGCCGCGTCATGGAGATCTCGATCCACGATGGCAAGTCGTACGCCTTTGTGCACCTGCGGCGCACCGAGGAGGCCAaggccgccgtcgacgctcTCATCGAGAGCCGTGAGTTGGGTGCCGCGATCTTCAACTACAGCAAGATGCACGAAtacacagaggaggagatgaaCCTACCGCATGATCCCAATGTTGTGGAGGAGCCGCCTGTCACGGACCccgcgccggcaccagcgccggGCGCCCGCCGTCAGCGCGAAtacgacggcagccgcgaccCACGTGACGAGcgtggcgcgcgcgaggcggagcacGGTCGAGATGCCCCGTTGcccccgccgcgccgcgcgcggcacgAGCGGGAGGCCAAGGAGCCGTCCAACGTGTTGTGGGTCGGCAACCTAGTCCCGTACATAACGAATGAGAAGCTGACTGAGGTGTTCGAGGTGTTCGGCCCCATTTCGAGCGTCTCTCGTCTTGGCCGCTCCAACATGGCCTTCCTGCACTATGAGACGGTCGAACAGTGCACGATGGCCATTGAGACGATGAAGGGCAGGCCGATTGAGGGGGTCATGCTAAGCTTGAACTACGGCCACGACGCCCAGCACGCGAGCGATGCAGCAGGtggaagcggcgccggcgcagaggGACCGGCAGGGATGACCGGCCACAGCTACGGCAACGTCGCCCTCACCGCTGACGGCATCCCTGTCAACGAAACGCCAACGAACATCATCTACCTCGGCCATCTCCCCGCCGATGCGGATGCCAAGGACGTGGAAGATCTGTTCGCACCTTACGACGGCTTCATCTTCAGCAAGTTCGTTGCCAGCAACGGGATCGGCTTTGGCCACTTCGACACTATCGAGTCGTCCCGGGTGGCGCGCGCAGGGCTGTCCAACGCCATGATCAAGGGGACACCGATCCGCGTGAGCTTTGGCAAGCACAACCACACATACACCATGGCTGAtcggcgccgcatcggcgaGCCAGCCCTGGACAATGGGGGTGGCGAGTTCAACTTGGATGCCATGATGCGCGGCCCCGGCGCGCAGTTGGACGGCACTACCGGCGCTCTTGTGGCTGGCGGCTACGGCGGCGGGGCGGGTGCCGGTGGGGCGTTGGTGCTACCAGCgatgggcggcggcgctgctggtggcggcaTTGGCGGTGCGGACACCAACGTGTACGCCCGCAAGCGCGAGGCGCCAGAGATGAACATGGACAACCGCCTTCAGTCACTATTGGGCAGCACGTATAACAACTGCGGTGCCAGAGGCCTCGAGATCAGCCCGAGCCAGATCCAGGCAGTGTGCCAGCTCGTCGACAACTGCGCCAGCGAGTCTGCGTGCGAGACGCTCCGGCAAGCGCTCATGCTCTACTCCCCGCTGCGTTCCGTCCACGTCTTCAACGTGGTGGCGAAGCGCATGAAGGAGTTCCCTGATGACCCACACAAGCGCCTCTTTGTGTTGTACGCCGTGACGcacgtgctgctcggcgtgtCCACCGAATATGTGCCCTTCACGGAGGCAGTGCTCAACGCCTATCTaatggtgctgctggtggcgag
Above is a window of Leishmania donovani BPK282A1 complete genome, chromosome 30 DNA encoding:
- a CDS encoding RNA-binding protein, putative, with the protein product MRDPTNTVWVGSYDPAFHSRSMLCRAFWPFGRVMEISIHDGKSYAFVHLRRTEEAKAAVDALIESRELGAAIFNYSKMHEYTEEEMNLPHDPNVVEEPPVTDPAPAPAPGARRQREYDGSRDPRDERGAREAEHGRDAPLPPPRRARHEREAKEPSNVLWVGNLVPYITNEKLTEVFEVFGPISSVSRLGRSNMAFLHYETVEQCTMAIETMKGRPIEGVMLSLNYGHDAQHASDAAGGSGAGAEGPAGMTGHSYGNVALTADGIPVNETPTNIIYLGHLPADADAKDVEDLFAPYDGFIFSKFVASNGIGFGHFDTIESSRVARAGLSNAMIKGTPIRVSFGKHNHTYTMADRRRIGEPALDNGGGEFNLDAMMRGPGAQLDGTTGALVAGGYGGGAGAGGALVLPAMGGGAAGGGIGGADTNVYARKREAPEMNMDNRLQSLLGSTYNNCGARGLEISPSQIQAVCQLVDNCASESACETLRQALMLYSPLRSVHVFNVVAKRMKEFPDDPHKRLFVLYAVTHVLLGVSTEYVPFTEAVLNAYLMVLLVASEGQTSSGMDRLTFIIESFQQHPFIEKKSNAGKEYEEQFRAQLDEITNRAKAEQDLRLLATRRRRRN